The genome window TGCGTTGAACGGAGAAAGTGCTGCTCCGGTATCGCGCAAACCTTGCAATCTCGCTTTGATGATAAATGCGATGTTCGCTCCGCCGAACGGTTCGAACTTACCGAAAACATCCCAGTATTTCAGTCCGTGATAACTCGGATCGGGTTCGGTAAAATTTTTAAATTTCCCGTTCCCCCAGTTGAATTTACCGGAATCGATGATGATCCCGCCGATGGAAGTTCCGTGACCGCCTAAGAATTTAGTCAGGGAATGAACTACGATATCCGCACCGTGTTCGATCGGATTGACCAAATACGGAGAAGGGAGGGTGTTATCCACGACAAAAGGAACGCCGGATTCGTGCGCAACCTTGGCGATCGCGGCGAGATCCAACGTATCTAATTTAGGATTCCCCACGGTTTCCGCGTAAAAGGCTCTGGTCTTATCGTTCACGGCCTTACGGAAATTTTCGGGATTCGAAGGATCCACAAAGTGAACCTTAATTCCCAGTTTTGGAAAAGTATAATGAAGAAGGTTATAGGTTCCCCCGTACAAGGAAGCGGAAGCGACGATTTCTTGTCCCGTTTCCACGATGTTCAAAAGCGCCAGCGTTTCAGCCGCTTGACCGGACGCGGTAGCAAGCGCGGCAACTCCGCCTTCCAAAGCGGCGACTCTTTGTTCGAGGACGTCGGTGGTCGGATTCATCAGTCTCGTATAGATATTTCCGAATTCCTGCAGGCCGAAAAGACGAGCTGCATGGTCCGTATCTTTAAAAACGTAGGACGTGGTCTGGTAAATCGGCACGGCTCTGGAAGTTGTGGTTGGGTCGGGGGATTGTCCTCCGTGGAGCGCGATCGTTTCGGGTTTATAATTTCTTGGCATTCGGCTAGTTCTCCTTTTCTCGAATTCTTAGAAATTGGTTTAGAATGTCAAACAAAATTCCGTTATAACAGATTTAACTTCTGTTTCTGTGGATCGATTTGTAAAAAAATTTCCATTGCAATTCTAGAGTTTTCTGATCTTATTCTCCCCCTAATGCCCGTAAATCGCATATTTTCCGATTTTAGATTCGTAGGAGGAGCGATTCAAGGCTCGTTTCTACCGATAATTGAGTATGCTAAAGATGAAGGAGAATGAACGGGATTTTTAAGAATCTTCGGTGATC of Leptospira sanjuanensis contains these proteins:
- a CDS encoding O-acetylhomoserine aminocarboxypropyltransferase/cysteine synthase family protein; amino-acid sequence: MPRNYKPETIALHGGQSPDPTTTSRAVPIYQTTSYVFKDTDHAARLFGLQEFGNIYTRLMNPTTDVLEQRVAALEGGVAALATASGQAAETLALLNIVETGQEIVASASLYGGTYNLLHYTFPKLGIKVHFVDPSNPENFRKAVNDKTRAFYAETVGNPKLDTLDLAAIAKVAHESGVPFVVDNTLPSPYLVNPIEHGADIVVHSLTKFLGGHGTSIGGIIIDSGKFNWGNGKFKNFTEPDPSYHGLKYWDVFGKFEPFGGANIAFIIKARLQGLRDTGAALSPFNAWQILQGVETLPLRIRKHSENALAVAEYLSKHPKVSWVNYPGLKTDKNFALAKKYHKNDLYGAILGFGVKGGVAEAKKFIDGLELFSLLANVGDAKSLAIHPASTTHQQLTPEEQLSAGVTPDFIRLSVGLENIEDILFDLEEALKKV